One Sphingobacteruim zhuxiongii DNA window includes the following coding sequences:
- a CDS encoding LuxR family transcriptional regulator, whose protein sequence is MQKAFLVLFLHCCVLYSTAQSIDPLQLKRSISNLNDQHEYDKSILKLEEILNNDEATAYDRFQAYIQKSLTYKRLFNYTVALNNLTLAWDEARNDSLNAEEIKSRVLLERLFIYFDLQEHDQFDKLLKQVTDKNLQHVDQETLACYTSILGILAKRENDFESAEAYLDKAIALLKNESPKNLPNIYRVKVALYGQMNRHEDALKAYEKGLEYAEQYKMDIYRIVMFEAITKYYKDQGDYKNAFYYQLKVSDARTKYNANNVSGELTELEKELLDQRKNIELAHEKSSKLYLYVIAIILLLLILSLGKLLNVSKQKRVLVERENNHIRLEIEKLTNERDSLGLVKIDIASVGLTERQQEIVKLVQQGMTNKQIGNSLFISENTVKYHLKQIYDTLGVESRTDLRRAYA, encoded by the coding sequence ATCCATCGATCCCCTTCAACTAAAGCGAAGTATTTCGAATCTTAATGATCAACATGAATATGATAAGTCAATTCTTAAATTGGAGGAGATCTTAAATAATGATGAAGCGACCGCTTACGATCGATTTCAAGCATATATTCAAAAATCGTTAACCTATAAACGACTTTTCAATTACACCGTTGCACTAAATAATCTGACATTAGCATGGGATGAAGCGCGAAATGATAGTCTGAATGCAGAAGAGATTAAGAGTAGAGTCTTATTAGAGCGCCTTTTTATTTATTTTGATCTCCAAGAGCATGACCAATTTGACAAGCTTCTGAAGCAGGTCACGGATAAGAATCTACAACACGTTGATCAAGAAACACTGGCATGTTACACGAGTATTTTGGGAATCCTCGCCAAACGAGAGAATGATTTTGAATCCGCAGAAGCTTATTTGGATAAGGCAATTGCTTTGTTAAAGAACGAAAGTCCGAAAAATCTGCCGAATATATATCGCGTTAAAGTGGCTTTGTACGGTCAAATGAATCGTCATGAAGATGCATTGAAAGCCTACGAAAAAGGGTTGGAATATGCAGAGCAATATAAGATGGATATATATCGTATTGTCATGTTCGAAGCGATTACCAAATATTATAAGGATCAAGGGGACTATAAAAATGCATTTTACTATCAACTCAAAGTCAGCGATGCTCGCACGAAATACAATGCAAATAATGTTAGCGGTGAATTAACGGAGTTGGAAAAGGAACTCTTGGATCAAAGGAAGAATATAGAATTAGCACACGAGAAATCTTCAAAGCTCTATTTATATGTTATTGCAATCATTTTATTGTTGTTAATTCTGAGTCTCGGAAAGCTGCTTAACGTTAGTAAACAAAAACGCGTATTGGTGGAGCGCGAAAACAATCATATTCGACTGGAGATTGAGAAGCTAACCAATGAACGGGATTCCCTAGGGCTTGTTAAAATAGATATTGCATCTGTCGGGCTGACTGAGCGGCAGCAAGAGATCGTCAAGCTTGTTCAGCAAGGGATGACCAATAAACAAATAGGGAATAGTTTATTTATTTCCGAAAACACAGTGAAATACCATCTTAAACAAATTTACGATACGTTAGGAGTAGAGAGTCGGACAGATTTGAGGCGCGCATATGCCTAA